The following proteins are encoded in a genomic region of Sylvia atricapilla isolate bSylAtr1 chromosome 14, bSylAtr1.pri, whole genome shotgun sequence:
- the LOC136367699 gene encoding protocadherin gamma-B5-like, translating to MALRRRQRRGPGGGRALLGAVLLCVWWRAAAERVRYAIPEELGRGSLVGPLARDLGLSADELPARKLQVASGGKKQLKYFTVNEENGNLYVNERLDREEMCGQSVTCSVSFEVLVHNPLNVFHVEVAIEDVNDNTPRFLQNKFQLQINELTSPGARFHLGTAEDPDVGSNSLKGYKLEANGYFTVEVKESQDSKKFAELVLRHSLDRESEPNLRLLLTAMDGGDPPRTGTAQLWINVTDANDNPPVFAQDRYRVSLREDAPPGSIVLNVSASDADAGTNAHITYGFGKMPANELQKFAVDAEKGTITLQEALDFEDTRTFILAVEATDGGGLVAHCKVDVEVLDVNDNPPEITVLSLSSPVPEDAPVGTVVAVLNVNDPDSGENGQVSCELSGEAPLSIVASPGGSYKVVTASALDREQAAEHRVTVVARDRGRPALWSSAELVLEVSDVNDNAPVFEEAAYSAYVAENNAAGALVLRVQARDADAGANGRVSYWLAGGSAGAAGAAPLVSVEARSGALYAQRSLDYEQCREFAVAVRAQDGGAPARSSTATVRVFVLDRNDNAPRVLWPAAGAGAAVAPGEAAGAAAPPFEVVPRSAEAGYLVAKVVAVDADAGRNAWLSYELVQASEPALFRVGLHSGEVRTARAVSEWDAAKQRVVAVVKDHGQPALSATATLHVVLAESLQEALPELSERAAGAEAPAAELQFYLVLALALLSALLVLSVALAVLARLRRAGPPAVLRCLGAQRFSVAGAAFPADFCEGTLPYSYNLCVAAPARAVPEAAWPPPPPVPVLSAEELLAGDSCEKPISSSGAVEGEPIADSGAPQVCKA from the coding sequence ATGGCGCTGAGGCGGCGGCAGAggcgcgggccgggcggcgggcgAGCGCTGCTGGGCGCGGTGCTGCTGTGCGTGTGGTGGCGGGCGGCGGCCGAGCGGGTCCGCTACGCCATCCccgaggagctgggcagaggctCGCTCGTGGGGCCGCTGGCGCGGGACCTGGGGCTCAGCGCGGACGAGCTGCCGGCGCGCAAGCTGCAGGTGGCGTCTGGCGGCAAGAAGCagttgaaatatttcactgtgaaTGAGGAGAACGGGAACCTGTACGTGAACGAGAGGCTGGACCGGGAGGAGATGTGCGGCCAGTCGGTGACCTGCTCCGTGAGCTTCGAGGTGTTGGTGCACAACCCGCTGAACGTTTTCCATGTAGAGGTGGCAATCGAGGACGTGAATGACAACACACCGCGgtttctgcaaaacaaatttcagcTGCAGATCAACGAGTTGACTTCTCCCGGCGCCCGTTTTCACTTGGGTACGGCAGAGGATCCGGACGTGGGCAGTAACTCGCTGAAGGGATATAAGCTGGAGGCCAACGGATACTTCACAGTGGAGGTGAAGGAGAGCCAAGACAGCAAAAAATTCGCGGAGCTGGTGCTGCGGCACTCGCTGGACCGGGAGAGCGAGCCGAACCTGCGGCTGCTGCTGACTGCAATGGACGGCGGCGACCCGCCCCGGACTGGCACCGCCCAGCTCTGGATCAACGTCACCGACGCCAATGACAACCCACCCGTGTTCGCGCAGGACCGGTACCGAGTCAGCCTGCGCGAGGACGCGCCTCCCGGATCGATAGTGCTGAACGTCTCTGCCTCTGATGCTGATGCCGGAACCAACGCCCACATCACCTACGGCTTCGGTAAAATGCCGGCTAATGAGCTTCAGAAGTTCGCGGTGGATGCCGAAAAAGGGACGATCACGCTACAGGAGGCACTGGATTTCGAGGATACGCGCACATTCATCCTGGCTGTGGAGGCGACGGACGGCGGGGGTCTAGTGGCGCACTGCAAGGTGGATGTGGAGGTGCTGGACGTGAATGACAATCCTCCTGAGATAACAGTTCTGTCCCTGTCGAGTCCTGTGCCCGAAGACGCACCGGTCGGCACCGTGGTTGCCGTGCTGAACGTGAACGACCCAGACTCCGGCGAGAACGGGCAGGTGTCGTGCGAGCTGTCGGGAGAGGCGCCGCTGTCGATCGTGGCGTCGCCGGGCGGCTCGTACAAGGTGGTGACGGCGAGCGCGCTGGACCGCGAGCAGGCGGCCGAGCACCGCGTGACGGTGGTGGCCCGGGACCGGGGCAGGCCGGCGCTGTGGAGCAGCGcggagctggtgctggaggtgtcggacgtgaacgacaacgcgccggtgTTCGAGGAGGCGGCGTACAGCGCGTACGTGGCGGAGAACAACGCGGCGGGCGCGCTGGTGCTGCGCGTGCAGGCGCGGGACGCGGACGCGGGCGCCAACGGGCGCGTGAGCTACTGGCTggcgggcggcagcgcgggcgcggcgggcgcggcgccgcTGGTGTCGGTGGAGGCGCGGAGCGGCGCGCTGTACGCGCAGCGCTCCTTGGACTACGAGCAGTGCCGCGAGTTCGCGGTGGCGGTGCGGGCGCAGGACGGCGGCGCGCCGGCGCGCAGCTCCACGGCCACGGTGCGCGTCTTCGTGCTGGACCGCAACGACAACGCGCCGCGGGTGCTGtggccggcggcgggcgcgggggccGCCGTGGCGCCGGGAgaggcggcgggagcggcggcgcctCCTTTCGAGGTGGTGCCGCGTTCGGCCGAGGCCGGCTACCTGGTGGCCAAGGTGGTGGCGGTGGACGCGGACGCGGGGCGCAACGCGTGGCTGTCGTACGAGCTGGTGCAGGCGTCGGAGCCGGCGCTGTTCCGCGTGGGGCTGCACAGCGGCGAGGTGCGCACGGCGCGCGCCGTGTCCGAGTGGGACGCGGCCAAGCAGCGTGTGGTGGCCGTGGTGAAGGACCACGGGCAGCCGGCGCTGTCGGCCACGGCCACGCTGCACGTGGTGCTGGCCGAGAGCTTGCAGGAGGCGCTGCCGGAGCTGAGcgagcgggcggcgggcgccGAGGCGCCGGCGGCCGAGCTGCAGTTCTACCTGGTGCTGGCGCTGGCGCTGCTGTCGGCGCTCTTGGTGCTGAGCGTGGCGCTGGCCGTGCTGGCGCGGctgcgccgggccgggccgcccgCCGTGCTGCGCTGCCTGGGCGCGCAGCGCTTCTCGGTGGCCGGCGCCGCCTTCCCGGCCGACTTCTGCGAGGGCACCTTGCCCTACTCCTACAACCTGTGCGTGGCCGCGCCGGCCCGCGCCGTGCCCGAGGCCGCttggccgccgccgccgccggtgCCCGTCCTGTCGGCGGAGGAGCTTCTGGCCGGGGATTCCTGCGAGAAGCCGATCTCGAGCAGCGGCGCCGTTGAGGGAGAGCCGATTGCCGACAGCGGTGCACCTCAGGTCTGTAAAGCGTGA